In the Acanthopagrus latus isolate v.2019 chromosome 23, fAcaLat1.1, whole genome shotgun sequence genome, one interval contains:
- the gadd45gip1 gene encoding growth arrest and DNA damage-inducible proteins-interacting protein 1 produces MAASMLCRRTAVLCRSLTGISSQKTVLSASCRNGLLLQTASYNPKPLKLNLREPYIPDKDSEKTPEWQKTARYDRKLFGRYGSASGVDPASLWPSHEELDKIIAEENEWHPPLEVMQKNIEAREKLETEKRLAKEKIIADNMAKMPKMVADWRREKHESKRKLKEEKAQRTKLLAEARERFGFAVDPRSPKFLEMVAEIEKEERKKKKLMKRRLKEEQAAAPVTPPAAAAS; encoded by the exons ATGGCGGCGTCCATGCTGTGCAGGAGGACGGCGGTGTTGTGTAGGTCGTTAACGGGGATTTCGTCCCAGAAAACGGTACTTTCTGCTAGCTGTCGGAATGGCCTTCTGTTGCAGACAGCGTCCTACAACCCAAAACCTTTAAAGCTGAACCTCCGAGAGCCGTACATCCCGGACAAGGACAGCGAGAAGACGCCGGAGTGGCAGAAGACGGCCCGGTATGACAGGAAGCTGTTCGGTCGGTACGGCTCGGCGTCGGGCGTCGACCCCGCGTCTCTGTGGCCCAGCCATGAGGAGCTGGACAAGATTATCGCGGAGGAAAATGAGTGGCACCCTCCGTTAGAAGTGATGCAGAAGAACATCGAGGCCAGGGAGAAGCTGGAAACCGAAAAACGTTTGGCGAA AGAGAAAATCATCGCGGACAACATGGCCAAAATGCCCAAGATGGTAGCTGACTGGCGCAGAGAAAAGCATGAAAGCAAGAGAAAGTTAAAGGAGGAGAAAGCCCAGCGTACAAAGCTGCTGGCAGAGGCCAGAGAGCGATTTGGCTTTGCAGTGGACCCCCGCAGCCCCAAGTTCTTGGAAATGGTTGCTGAAatagaaaaggaagagaggaagaagaagaaattgatGAAACGCAGACTGAAAGAGGAGCAGGCAGCAGCCCCTGTcacacctcctgctgctgctgcctcataG